TCAAAATCAACACCTCATTCAGCTTTCATCCCAGGTCTGCAGCACGACCCTAATTTACCCGTAATGCAGGTAAGACGGTGAAACAGCGTCGCGATTTCAATGGTGAATCAACGTCGTGATTTCAATgttgatccaatttgcaaaatcgaaaggtaattcaacgttgattcaaccatggtacctgacgttgtttcaacgttgaaacgCGGCTGGGATAGCCCATGGGCCATGTTAAATGATCATATATTCTTCTGCCATAAACAGTATAGAAACCATAAAATAATTAGACCACCATTTACTAGCATTAAGCAActctattgttatttttataattagtattaatataattgttatataatgtATTGCCACACTTATATATGTGAATTATATTATCAGAAAACTGAACATTTGGCGTTGTCAGTCTTTTATTTGTGCTTAATGGATAAAACAACGGCACCGCGCATTTATGGCTATACTAATTAGAAataattctttatatttattaatatgtgcttatTTGTGCAATCATTAAATGTATTGGTCTTACACCACTGTTATGTCCACTGGTCACagcaataaatactgtatttttgcaaTTCCTCAAGTCTCTCCATTTCCAGTGTAGCCTACTGGCCTATTCATTAACAATATGCAATTTCAGTGCATGTATGAGAATTGGTATGatgataaattacaaaaaataaacagtccAATGCTGCTTAAACACTTTAACTTAgttgactttttctttttgtaggGAGAAGAGGCCGCCCAGCCATTTATGTTACCAGAGAACACATTGAATTTCTGCTGAAGCAAAGGCCATAAAcaatttcaaaaactgctgaaaatacGGGATTGCTCCTCATCATTTCTGTACAAGAAGTCAAAGTTGTTGGGTATACCTGTTAGAAGTATGCTGTCTGCAATAGAGTGATGGTGACCTAGAACAACATGTGAGGCAACTTCAGAGCCAATATCCTAATTCTGGAAATGAGGTAATTGGAGGTCTTTTTCTTTAGGCTGTATTTAATTCACATTTGTGTGCCATTGTTTTGTGAATATCATGtcaatttagatattttgacaaatctgTTGCAGATGATAAGAGCCCTGTTGCGTGCACAGGGTGTGCTTGATACACGGTCCAGGGTGCGTGAGATGTTGACACGGGTCAATCCTACTGCTGCTGCAAGGAGATGGAGCCAGACAGTTGCAAGACGTGTTTATCATGTACCTTACCCCAATAGTTTGTGGCACATTGATGGGAACATGCGTCTCATAAGGTTATTATTACCATACTTgtcatactttttaatattttgaaaagaacTTCAGCaagtaaaaaaagtttacagcTATATTGTTTCCAGACTACTGTCAATAGTATTATAATCttcaagtaatatttatttttcaaccttTCTAGATGGGGTTTTGTGATTCATGGTGTAATTGATGGATACTCCCATCTGATTACTTACCTCAACTGCAGCACAGACAATCGTGCCACAACAGTGCTTTCACAGTTTTTGAAAGCAACATGCATCTATGCCCTACCATCAAGAGTCAGATCTGAACATCCTTGTGGCTTTATTCATGCATCTAGCTCAAGGACTTGAACACAGAGGTTTCATAACCGGACGATCAGTTCACAATCAGAAAATTTAACGCCTTTGGCGTGATGTATTTTTGCATGTGTTGCAGCACTCTTACCTTATGTTCTAATCCTTAGAGGATTCAGAGGTTCTAAACCCAGATGATGATGTCCACAGACTTTCAGTGCATATTGTTTATCTTCCTGAGATTCAAAAAAGACTGGAGCAGTTTAGACAGGCCTGGAACCTCCATCCGTTGCGACAGAAAATAATCGCACACCATCTCAACTCTGGACAGAGGGCatgctcaaaaacattgcaacagACAGCACAGCTGTCAACAATGTGTTTGGGGAAAATCCCTACAGCGACCAAAACATTGATGCCCATCCTAGCGCAGTATGGAATTCAAACACTGCCTACACTTGATGAGGAAGAGTTCCCCAGCTGTTAATGTAGAGCCACCTCAACTCATCCTCACTCAGCAACAACAGACATCTGTATACAATGCAATCCAACACCTTTCTGATCTAAAGATAAAATATCAGGCTTGCTGTACTGCAATTATCAGTATTTTGCAAACACAGGTATAGTCCAATTCCAAGCCCAGAGACAAAAGTTTATTGGCTGCATATATTATCCAGGACTGAAAGTCacattttctgttaaaataagGCGGTATGGGCAGTGCAGCTGATGGAGCTAATGCCAGGTGGGCTAGATTTAGCAGTAGCTAACAACACTGTTGGTGCTGTGttatattttggaatttttttttttttttttttttttgtagtactgTTGGCTGACAATATTTGTATTGTTCCTTTCTACTCCCATTGTGTTATAATTCGtagaaaaagtggaaaagcatCTAATTAGTATGAATGAGatttaaatgttgaataaaactcttaatgtatgaaaaatgttaaatatcttAAGGTTTAAATGGAATATGAAGATTTGAAAATGCATGAAAGATttgaaaatgcatgaaaaagaaaattcaataTGAATCCTTGGAAAATTGGAGAAGGATCTAACTATTTTGAATGGGATtgcaaagatgaataaaaaaaagatgaataaactGGTAATGTATGAAAAACATAGAATGTTTAATGGCTTGAATGAGATTTTTAGATTAACAGTTGAGGAGAGAGGTTTAACTGCCAAAAATACCTTAACATCAATCCACTAATTGGAACAGAGACTGATTCGTGATGGGGACAGGTTACTATGATAAGCTGTTGAGGTTGACATCCAGCAAACCAGCCAGACTTTTTGTTTGCCTTCTCTGTATTCACTGTGTATTCATCAACATGTACATTAACCAAACATATTGGCTGTTATGCGTGGTTTCATCAAACTCATTGAATTATAAGCCCAATTATTCCTTACAGTTGGTTAATAAAGGATATCTAATTCATTAGATCAACCTCAGTGTCATCATAGTAACCATGAACTATAAGCCCAATATATGTCTCGTAAAACCTaaagataaaatacattttcaaaacaaataaaatatatacatttataacttataaaattattaacaaaaataatttaaagcaaaaaaaaaaaaaaaaaaaaacgacacaagTTTGAGTTAGCTGAAAAGCTCAATATCGAATAACCGCATGAGATTCTAAAATTAACATCTGAACCAGTGACTTGCTTCAACAGCATTCTGTTCAATAACTTCCAAGCACAAATATAGCTCAagtgaaaactgaattttcattaatTAGTTTTATACACATAGTGACATCATGCAAGTCCAAAGGTTGGAGCTTGCAAAATTCCCTCCATCATGTATTGTTTGAAGGCTTCATAGGAAGAGTGCAGTGGCAGGCGGAGTACAAGAATACAAGTATTTGCTTCTGGGAATATTTTGTTGCCCTCATGAAGGAACTGAATTTGTGGATGGTGTGGAAATCCCAGTGGAGGCACTGTTGAAGCTCCAGATGTAAACTCCAATACCTTCTCTAGGGTGACTGGACTGCATTCTCCTTCTGTAACACAAGAAAGTGGTGAGAAACAcgtatgttgattttatttttaggccATATCACCTAGCCCTAACATTTTGTATGCGTTACTTTGGAGAAATTTGGAAGTTGCATGCTGACAGAGGACTTTTTGTGGTGAATATCAACCACAAAAGCATCAGTCAAGTTCCTTTTTTGGTAAAATATTACAACACAATATTAACAAGTTTAAGGGAGCTACCCACGTTCAAACAACCAGACTTCACAATGTCACTTCAACTATGGCATTATCAGCATTTATTTTCCTGCCAACCAGGACAACAAAAGGACAACTACTAATTGTACTTATGAAATCCATGTTATTATAACTTGTACAATAAATAGTATACCTTCAATATCAATTAACCAGTCACGCCAAAAGCATATTGTCATGTTTCCCTCTGTCTCTCCTTTTGCTCCCTTGCACAGAGAAGTCcacgtcaaataaagtgcataGGTCCTTCGCCTGTAGTGGAATCTCCTCACTGACAAACATGTTGTAGAACACTGCCGGATTCTTCCTCAGCTCCTCCAGTAAACCAAGGTTTTTTAACCCCTCAACAAAcctataaaaaatatgttataatgtGTGAATCGTCCTGGGCCAATGACAGTTTCATTTTTCAGACAGGTAAGACAGGTGAGGCACTTACTGGTCCAGGGCAGTCGCCAATCTTCCATTGACAAAGAAGTCTACAGCTGACTGGACAAGGGAGTCCTTCTCCTCCAGGCTGGACACATGTCATAAGGGACCTATAATGCTGAGACTATCTGCTGCCTCTGCAATTGCACTGTTCACCTCTCGGACTGTTGTTGCTTCCTGTGTCTAAAAAGAAAgacggaaagaaaaaaaaaataaagcgaTAGTGAGTGGCTTGTAAAGATACCTTCCCTATATAAATTAGATGTTTAAGCAATATAGCACTCGTGTTCATGAGATTGTTCATGGATATCCTCACGGCCGAGGTTCGGGCGCAGCCACGAGGCTGAAGGCCGAGTGACGCAGGTAACCTGAACACGTTTGAAGCGATTCATAAATAATAGAAAGTTAATAGAAAATAAGGCTGTGTCACTATACTGTACATTCAATGTATACACACCTTCTCCTGCTTACTTTTATTAACTGTTCCCTGAAAGTATGGTCACCAACTTCATCCACCGTGGCCAGGGGTGTTGGTATCCCATAGATTTGATGGAAAAGCCTTTCGGAAAAGAAATGTGGACCGACTCCTCCATGGACCACACACACAGCAATCATTTTTGCCACCCACATGTAAAGTTAAGACTGCAAAgctaaaattaaagaaataacagtaaaatctTGCTCTGCTGTAATGCTTGTTAATTTAACACCTTAAAATGCTATGATTAATATTAGTGCTACTACAAATAACTTTATTGCACCTTtcaaaacatgtttcaaaaaggTGATTTAGTACATTAAAGAAACGAAGAATCATGGAAAAATCCTAACCAAGAGTTAAGGCAAAATAACTAAACAGATAAAAGACGATACAGACAATAAACACAGGATGAAACCTGcccaatacataaaaaacaaacagaataaacaaatcagacaggagaaaTAAGGGAGCAATCATGTTTCCGTGTATACATTTCTAGAATTCTGCCAGTTGAATGAGGACAGTCCTAAGAATTTGGGCTTCCCTACCTTGAGTATCAAGAGACAACTGCCGGTCTTTCTCGTGTCAAAGATATTTGACTGGTGGACGGCCCTCATCAACAGCCTTAGGTACTCTCTTGTCGGGCCACCTTCGTCAACTGCCTCTTCACCATTGTCATCTtcatccacaaacacaacatccaATTTTGCTTCAGGGTTGAAGGACCTACACTTGAATGCCCGCAGGCTACACAGTAAAACATTATCCCTGCACACATTTATTTGGTTGCTTGTTGGACAGAATCTTCCATCAACTTTGCTGACCATTTTTTTCAATATGGTCTGTAGATCAATCCTGCAAACAAAGAAGTTCATGCATTTTAAGTTAACCACCTGATTAAATGTAATAGGATACAGAAAATGAAACATCTACATAcactagaaaaatataaaatcaagttAATGAGAAAAACACACTCATCCACAGGTCCTCTTAGGTGATGTGTTGATACAGGAGACTGATTTTGTGAAATCGACTCATCTTGTTCATCAAGAATAATGATTGGTTCTTGGGCAGATGAAGGAGAGAGTGATGGTTCATCATAAAGAGTCAGGATTTCTTGTGGTTGTGAGAACAGAGTGAGCGGTGGCTGGGTGGAGGGCTCAGGCAGCGGTGAGCGGGTGGAGGGCTCAGGCAGCGGTGGCTGGAATGAGGGCACAGAGAGACTTGGCTGGGTGGAGGTCTCAGACAGTTATGACTGACCATGAGATGTATGGTGTAGGGCATAAGCTCCATCATTTTGTTGATCTGAGAGAATTTCCTGAagacaaacatgcataaaacatgAGCTTGCACAAACCAAAACACATTCCATTTTCATTTGAGtcaagaaataaaaatgcaacacatTTACCTGTACATCCTTATTTGAAAACCAAAGCACATATAGAGCTGAGGATGCTTTTATGCCATGATCCATTATTGACCCGGAGGAACTGCTCTCAGCTGATCTTGATGATGCAGCTTCTTGCACCACAAAGATTTCACTGGCAATATTAATCTTGTCCACAAAGTCAAACAagatctaaaaagatgtgaaacaGTCAAGTTTTACAACCCACTGGACCACTCAGAAAGACACTTGATATTTTCTCAAGCTGAACACACATCACCTGGATTGGCTCCGACAAACGGAATTTTCTCATATTGGTGTGTCCATTTGGATATTTAAATTTGATCAACACCCCATCTGAGGGTTCCTCACATGCAGACATTCGCTGACGTCTTGCCTCAATAGCCTGAAATGTGatctctcatttaaaaaaaataaataaataaccttcaGCTagtttattaaactattttattataaacacaaaCCTTTTGACATCTTTCCTCACAAGACTGATAGACTAGTTTCTTCCTCTCCTATTAAAAGACCACATTAAAAGTATGTATGCATTATGTAAGAGAATGTaaatcatacataaataaaacttgGAAGCATTACCTTCTCCTGATCCACCAACAAACTTGTATTATACTCCTGGTCTTGCTGGGCACGTATTGCTCGCCATTCTTGAAGAGCCTaaagtaaagcatttataaaaaaaaaaattaaaataataataaaaaaatttaaaaaagccatTTATCACAAATCACCATTAAATAGTGAACgcacataaaatgaataaatactattcaTTCTATACAGTGTCATAATTGGTTACCTGATTTGCAACCACACTTTGAGCTTGGGTACTCTCAGCCACAGGCGTGGTCTCATCTTGTACCGGAGCAATTGAGAGTGGTGGGAATAAATTCATGGATATGGCAGAGGATGTGGATGCCACCTGGTAGTACACAGAAAATCCAAATGATTTCACCTTCAGCAAAAGAACACACACTCATAGTGGAAACATCATTAGAAAATATCCATAGGTAGAAAAATTACGAAAACTTATCCTAGGGAATGTAACTGCTCAGACATCACAGAATAAATAGATAACATCTTAATACatattagaagaagaaaaaaaaaacatatatatatatatttgtatttgcaaCTCATCACTACAAAGTGCATAGTGGACATAACAAAAATCATTAGATGTAcaatcattttaatatggaccTGATCTGAAACCACTTGTGAGGTCTCATCTACTGCTGGAGCTGTGAGTGGTTGGAATGAATTCTGGGACATGGCAGAGGGTGGTGATGTTACCTGAGGGTAGAGAGGGTAACTTCAGTTATAGGTATAGACATTACAGAGAACACATTTATATGATTGTAGTATGATATAAATCCCTGTGTATAATTCCATACCTTGAAGACAGTGGCTCGTGGCACGATGTAAAGCCTGCTTTTGCCAACAACTGCTTTTAGTTCCTTCACAGAACTAACTTGCAATTTCTGGATCTTGCGTCCTTTGCCTGTCCTTGCCAATTCAAAGCCTATTAAATTTAAACTGATGCGAGGGTAGCTTTGGCAAACAAAGTTGTTTAATACAGATAAACTCCAGTTTAACCCAATCCTTGAGTTTGTGCGTCCGGCCTCCGTTGACTCGTGCACAGGTTTTCctaaaa
The Cyprinus carpio isolate SPL01 unplaced genomic scaffold, ASM1834038v1 S000000843, whole genome shotgun sequence DNA segment above includes these coding regions:
- the LOC109064691 gene encoding uncharacterized protein LOC109064691, coding for MFTFPFLGKPVHESTEAGRTNSRIGLNWSLSVLNNFVCQSYPRISLNLIGFELARTGKGRKIQKLQVSSVKELKAVVGKSRLYIVPRATVFKVTSPPSAMSQNSFQPLTAPAVDETSQVVSDQVASTSSAISMNLFPPLSIAPVQDETTPVAESTQAQSVVANQALQEWRAIRAQQDQEYNTSLLVDQEKERKKLVYQSCEERCQKAIEARRQRMSACEEPSDGVLIKFKYPNGHTNMRKFRLSEPIQVMCVQLEKISSVFLSGPVGCKT